Proteins from one Coffea arabica cultivar ET-39 chromosome 8c, Coffea Arabica ET-39 HiFi, whole genome shotgun sequence genomic window:
- the LOC113706353 gene encoding ASI1-immunoprecipitated protein 2 isoform X3 encodes MTTQFGRCNVCSTPCASCMHLGRELLQRGGGTLDSSNDRSSFVEGAGPCFSAENQSIYTDKIDETGQFHCSSVDQTGSSSSVITVRAEKVQHKQDVADSQKTVKLIFAQDGATGFVNCSSYNGGITSIDQSNAEKPSQPSEFVRCDGESASLYDVKVCDICGDAGQEEFLAVCSKCNVGAEHVYCMCPMLETVPYSNWMCEECMLSEDKDKMTKTKFETLVTCPKYESLNPSNQGCQMSNTYDFKELHDTNTKRLDADKSSGDEASSLLSAKRTSGNVICTSMTKRLALGPESRPSCISGDSSKARAPGFEVKPSHKLSLSNDYSSQTKSIQGKSGRNLPKTKLFQTATGSLSKSRSFNDSGKRPKVQRLDVIPENRKFSIKTHYKKKGSTIRTMRKTLPLNDASCGSSKAVGPKIKRIPAKFSDNGSLKRLRCMNEHISVKMTSNTRFKRLQVGSTKDGTFVSASSHDKKFESHGKCTPPDVCGTKYLNINPLQISDDSVIAGKGKTLCLPIVDMVEDVRFASVSDASQEPKQKGETSHRLLESTNPCSWSDAIGEKKLTVLRTSSSVTEKAPQTSPFTSANKCLSNGSGSEDYGRTGSLDNASYCHLLDCSSLSILDATRVKDMDGSSQIDAGPSYCNQIDAYRALAVPLIDYIWKGECEIQNSSRLPRILYRIQAHLSTMSSSKIPEAVKNFSNKILLEEVSRLTAWPIQFQEYYPQDDSIGLYIFAEDIESYINYKSLVQYMVDRDIALKGNFDRIELLIFSSHLLPESSHYWNGLLYLWGVFKERKVNCST; translated from the exons atgaCAACTCAATTTGGAAGGTGCAATGTCTGCTCCACCCCTTGTGCCTCTTGCATGCATCTCGGCCGAGAACTCTTGCAGAGGGGAG GTGGCACTCTAGATAGCAGTAATGATCGAAGTTCATTTGTAGAAGGAGCTGGCCCATGCTTCTCAGCTGAGAATCAAAGTATTTACACGGACAAAATAGATGAAACA GGGCAGTTTCACTGTAGCTCCGTGGATCAGACAGGGTCATCATCTTCAGTCATAACGGTCAGGGCTGAAAAGGTGCAACACAAACAAGATGTAGCTGATAGCCAAAAAACTGTTAAGCTTATATTTGCACAAGATGGTGCTACTGGATTCGTGAATTGCTCAAGTTATAATGGAGGCATAACCTCAATTGATCAATCAAATGCAGAGAAACCTTCTCAGCCTTCAGAGTTTGTGAGGTGTGATGGTGAATCAGCTTCCCTGTATGAC GTAAAGGTCTGTGACATCTGCGGAGATGCTGGACAGGAGGAATTTCTTGCTGTTTGTAGCAAGTGCAATGTTGGTGCAGAGCATGT TTACTGCATGTGCCCAATGTTGGAGACAGTTCCTTACAGCAATTGGATGTGTGAAGAGTGCATGCTATCAGAAGATAAAGATAAGATGACCAAAACCAAATTTGAAACGCTTGTTACATGTCCAAAGTACGAATCTTTAAATCCATCAAACCAAGGGTGTCAAATGTCGAATACTTATGATTTCAAGGAACTTCATGATACAAATACTAAAAGATTGGATGCTGACAAGAGCAGTGGAGATGAAGCAAGTTCTCTACTATCTGCTAAGAGAACTTCAGGCAATGTAATTTGTACGTCAATGACAAAAAGATTAGCACTTGGACCAGAAAGTCGGCCTTCTTGTATATCTGGAGACTCTAGCAAAGCTCGGGCTCCAGGTTTTGAGGTGAAGCCTAGTCATAAATTGTCACTGTCAAATGATTACTCTTCTCAAACTAAAAGCATTCAAGGGAAATCAGGTCGAAATCTGCCAAAAACCAAACTATTTCAAACGGCAACTG GTAGTCTGAGTAAGTCAAGATCATTTAATGATTCAGGGAAGAGGCCAAAAGTACAGCGGTTGGATGTAATTCCAGAAAATAGGAAATTCTCCATTAAAACTCATTACAAGAAAAAAGGTAGTACTATTCGAACAATGAGGAAAACTCTGCCACTTAATGATGCGAGCTGTGGCAGTTCAAAAGCTGTTGGTCCAAAAATTAAGAGGATTCCAGCAAAATTTTCTGACAATGGCAGTTTGAAGAGATTAAGGTGCATGAATGAACATATTTCAGTTAAAATGACATCTAACACCAGATTTAAGAGGCTGCAAGTCGGCTCTACAAAAGATGGTACTTTTGTTTCTGCatcatcacatgataagaagtTTGAATCTCATGGTAAATGTACACCTCCAGACGTTTGTGGAACCAAATATCTTAATATCAACCCTCTTCAGATTTCAGATGACTCAG TCATTGCAGGCAAGGGAAAGACACTGTGCTTGCCTATAGTTGATATGGTTGAGGATGTACGATTTGCCAGTGTGTCTGATGCTTCTCAGGAACCAAAGCAGAAAGGTGAAACATCTCATCGCTTGTTGGAGTCGACAAATCCTTGTAGTTGGTCTGATGCAATTGGAGAAAAAAAACTGACAGTGCTACGGACATCCTCCAGTGTTACTGAGAAAGCCCCCCAGACATCTCCTTTCACCTCAGCAAATAAATGTTTATCAAATGGAAGTGGAAGTGAAGACTATGGTAGAACTGGAAGTTTGGATAATGCTTCATACTGTCACCTGTTAGACTGTTCTTCACTTTCCATTCTTGATGCAACAAGGGTGAAGGATATGGATGGAAGCAGCCAGATAGATGCTGGTCCATCATATTGCAATCAGATTGATGCTTATAGGGCGTTGGCTGTTCCCTTGATTGATTACATATGGAA AGGTGAATGCGAAATTCAGAACTCTTCAAGGTTGCCCAGAATCTTGTATAGAATTCAAGCACACTTGTCTACAATGTCATCATCCAAAATACCTGAAGCAGTAAAgaacttttccaacaaaattctTTTGGAGGAAGTATCTCGCTTGACTGCATGGCCTATTCAGTTCCAGGAATATTATCCCCAAGATGATAGTATTGGCCTTTACATTTTTGCAGAAGACATTGAAAG CTATATAAACTACAAGAGCTTGGTGCAATACATGGTTGACCGTGATATAGCTCTAAAAGGAAATTTCGACCGGATTGAGCTTCTTATATTCTCATCCCACCTTCTTCCTGAAAGTTCCCACT ATTGGAATGGTTTGTTATATTTGTGGGGAGTCTTTAAAGAGAGGAAGGTGAATTGCTCGACATGA
- the LOC113706353 gene encoding ASI1-immunoprecipitated protein 2 isoform X4 produces the protein MTTQFGRCNVCSTPCASCMHLGRELLQRGGGTLDSSNDRSSFVEGAGPCFSAENQSIYTDKIDETFHCSSVDQTGSSSSVITVRAEKVQHKQDVADSQKTVKLIFAQDGATGFVNCSSYNGGITSIDQSNAEKPSQPSEFVRCDGESASLYDVKVCDICGDAGQEEFLAVCSKCNVGAEHVYCMCPMLETVPYSNWMCEECMLSEDKDKMTKTKFETLVTCPKYESLNPSNQGCQMSNTYDFKELHDTNTKRLDADKSSGDEASSLLSAKRTSGNVICTSMTKRLALGPESRPSCISGDSSKARAPGFEVKPSHKLSLSNDYSSQTKSIQGKSGRNLPKTKLFQTATGSLSKSRSFNDSGKRPKVQRLDVIPENRKFSIKTHYKKKGSTIRTMRKTLPLNDASCGSSKAVGPKIKRIPAKFSDNGSLKRLRCMNEHISVKMTSNTRFKRLQVGSTKDGTFVSASSHDKKFESHGKCTPPDVCGTKYLNINPLQISDDSVIAGKGKTLCLPIVDMVEDVRFASVSDASQEPKQKGETSHRLLESTNPCSWSDAIGEKKLTVLRTSSSVTEKAPQTSPFTSANKCLSNGSGSEDYGRTGSLDNASYCHLLDCSSLSILDATRVKDMDGSSQIDAGPSYCNQIDAYRALAVPLIDYIWKGECEIQNSSRLPRILYRIQAHLSTMSSSKIPEAVKNFSNKILLEEVSRLTAWPIQFQEYYPQDDSIGLYIFAEDIESYINYKSLVQYMVDRDIALKGNFDRIELLIFSSHLLPESSHYWNGLLYLWGVFKERKVNCST, from the exons atgaCAACTCAATTTGGAAGGTGCAATGTCTGCTCCACCCCTTGTGCCTCTTGCATGCATCTCGGCCGAGAACTCTTGCAGAGGGGAG GTGGCACTCTAGATAGCAGTAATGATCGAAGTTCATTTGTAGAAGGAGCTGGCCCATGCTTCTCAGCTGAGAATCAAAGTATTTACACGGACAAAATAGATGAAACA TTTCACTGTAGCTCCGTGGATCAGACAGGGTCATCATCTTCAGTCATAACGGTCAGGGCTGAAAAGGTGCAACACAAACAAGATGTAGCTGATAGCCAAAAAACTGTTAAGCTTATATTTGCACAAGATGGTGCTACTGGATTCGTGAATTGCTCAAGTTATAATGGAGGCATAACCTCAATTGATCAATCAAATGCAGAGAAACCTTCTCAGCCTTCAGAGTTTGTGAGGTGTGATGGTGAATCAGCTTCCCTGTATGAC GTAAAGGTCTGTGACATCTGCGGAGATGCTGGACAGGAGGAATTTCTTGCTGTTTGTAGCAAGTGCAATGTTGGTGCAGAGCATGT TTACTGCATGTGCCCAATGTTGGAGACAGTTCCTTACAGCAATTGGATGTGTGAAGAGTGCATGCTATCAGAAGATAAAGATAAGATGACCAAAACCAAATTTGAAACGCTTGTTACATGTCCAAAGTACGAATCTTTAAATCCATCAAACCAAGGGTGTCAAATGTCGAATACTTATGATTTCAAGGAACTTCATGATACAAATACTAAAAGATTGGATGCTGACAAGAGCAGTGGAGATGAAGCAAGTTCTCTACTATCTGCTAAGAGAACTTCAGGCAATGTAATTTGTACGTCAATGACAAAAAGATTAGCACTTGGACCAGAAAGTCGGCCTTCTTGTATATCTGGAGACTCTAGCAAAGCTCGGGCTCCAGGTTTTGAGGTGAAGCCTAGTCATAAATTGTCACTGTCAAATGATTACTCTTCTCAAACTAAAAGCATTCAAGGGAAATCAGGTCGAAATCTGCCAAAAACCAAACTATTTCAAACGGCAACTG GTAGTCTGAGTAAGTCAAGATCATTTAATGATTCAGGGAAGAGGCCAAAAGTACAGCGGTTGGATGTAATTCCAGAAAATAGGAAATTCTCCATTAAAACTCATTACAAGAAAAAAGGTAGTACTATTCGAACAATGAGGAAAACTCTGCCACTTAATGATGCGAGCTGTGGCAGTTCAAAAGCTGTTGGTCCAAAAATTAAGAGGATTCCAGCAAAATTTTCTGACAATGGCAGTTTGAAGAGATTAAGGTGCATGAATGAACATATTTCAGTTAAAATGACATCTAACACCAGATTTAAGAGGCTGCAAGTCGGCTCTACAAAAGATGGTACTTTTGTTTCTGCatcatcacatgataagaagtTTGAATCTCATGGTAAATGTACACCTCCAGACGTTTGTGGAACCAAATATCTTAATATCAACCCTCTTCAGATTTCAGATGACTCAG TCATTGCAGGCAAGGGAAAGACACTGTGCTTGCCTATAGTTGATATGGTTGAGGATGTACGATTTGCCAGTGTGTCTGATGCTTCTCAGGAACCAAAGCAGAAAGGTGAAACATCTCATCGCTTGTTGGAGTCGACAAATCCTTGTAGTTGGTCTGATGCAATTGGAGAAAAAAAACTGACAGTGCTACGGACATCCTCCAGTGTTACTGAGAAAGCCCCCCAGACATCTCCTTTCACCTCAGCAAATAAATGTTTATCAAATGGAAGTGGAAGTGAAGACTATGGTAGAACTGGAAGTTTGGATAATGCTTCATACTGTCACCTGTTAGACTGTTCTTCACTTTCCATTCTTGATGCAACAAGGGTGAAGGATATGGATGGAAGCAGCCAGATAGATGCTGGTCCATCATATTGCAATCAGATTGATGCTTATAGGGCGTTGGCTGTTCCCTTGATTGATTACATATGGAA AGGTGAATGCGAAATTCAGAACTCTTCAAGGTTGCCCAGAATCTTGTATAGAATTCAAGCACACTTGTCTACAATGTCATCATCCAAAATACCTGAAGCAGTAAAgaacttttccaacaaaattctTTTGGAGGAAGTATCTCGCTTGACTGCATGGCCTATTCAGTTCCAGGAATATTATCCCCAAGATGATAGTATTGGCCTTTACATTTTTGCAGAAGACATTGAAAG CTATATAAACTACAAGAGCTTGGTGCAATACATGGTTGACCGTGATATAGCTCTAAAAGGAAATTTCGACCGGATTGAGCTTCTTATATTCTCATCCCACCTTCTTCCTGAAAGTTCCCACT ATTGGAATGGTTTGTTATATTTGTGGGGAGTCTTTAAAGAGAGGAAGGTGAATTGCTCGACATGA
- the LOC113706353 gene encoding ASI1-immunoprecipitated protein 2 isoform X1, with the protein MTTQFGRCNVCSTPCASCMHLGRELLQRGGKSNCSSDKSCEHDAYFEQVSETSAASSHESEGGTLDSSNDRSSFVEGAGPCFSAENQSIYTDKIDETGQFHCSSVDQTGSSSSVITVRAEKVQHKQDVADSQKTVKLIFAQDGATGFVNCSSYNGGITSIDQSNAEKPSQPSEFVRCDGESASLYDVKVCDICGDAGQEEFLAVCSKCNVGAEHVYCMCPMLETVPYSNWMCEECMLSEDKDKMTKTKFETLVTCPKYESLNPSNQGCQMSNTYDFKELHDTNTKRLDADKSSGDEASSLLSAKRTSGNVICTSMTKRLALGPESRPSCISGDSSKARAPGFEVKPSHKLSLSNDYSSQTKSIQGKSGRNLPKTKLFQTATGSLSKSRSFNDSGKRPKVQRLDVIPENRKFSIKTHYKKKGSTIRTMRKTLPLNDASCGSSKAVGPKIKRIPAKFSDNGSLKRLRCMNEHISVKMTSNTRFKRLQVGSTKDGTFVSASSHDKKFESHGKCTPPDVCGTKYLNINPLQISDDSVIAGKGKTLCLPIVDMVEDVRFASVSDASQEPKQKGETSHRLLESTNPCSWSDAIGEKKLTVLRTSSSVTEKAPQTSPFTSANKCLSNGSGSEDYGRTGSLDNASYCHLLDCSSLSILDATRVKDMDGSSQIDAGPSYCNQIDAYRALAVPLIDYIWKGECEIQNSSRLPRILYRIQAHLSTMSSSKIPEAVKNFSNKILLEEVSRLTAWPIQFQEYYPQDDSIGLYIFAEDIESYINYKSLVQYMVDRDIALKGNFDRIELLIFSSHLLPESSHYWNGLLYLWGVFKERKVNCST; encoded by the exons atgaCAACTCAATTTGGAAGGTGCAATGTCTGCTCCACCCCTTGTGCCTCTTGCATGCATCTCGGCCGAGAACTCTTGCAGAGGGGAGGTAAATCTAACTGTTCTTCAGATAAATCCTGTGAACATGATGCCTATTTTGAGCAGGTTTCTGAAACTTCTGCTGCATCTTCTCATGAGAGTGAAGGTGGCACTCTAGATAGCAGTAATGATCGAAGTTCATTTGTAGAAGGAGCTGGCCCATGCTTCTCAGCTGAGAATCAAAGTATTTACACGGACAAAATAGATGAAACA GGGCAGTTTCACTGTAGCTCCGTGGATCAGACAGGGTCATCATCTTCAGTCATAACGGTCAGGGCTGAAAAGGTGCAACACAAACAAGATGTAGCTGATAGCCAAAAAACTGTTAAGCTTATATTTGCACAAGATGGTGCTACTGGATTCGTGAATTGCTCAAGTTATAATGGAGGCATAACCTCAATTGATCAATCAAATGCAGAGAAACCTTCTCAGCCTTCAGAGTTTGTGAGGTGTGATGGTGAATCAGCTTCCCTGTATGAC GTAAAGGTCTGTGACATCTGCGGAGATGCTGGACAGGAGGAATTTCTTGCTGTTTGTAGCAAGTGCAATGTTGGTGCAGAGCATGT TTACTGCATGTGCCCAATGTTGGAGACAGTTCCTTACAGCAATTGGATGTGTGAAGAGTGCATGCTATCAGAAGATAAAGATAAGATGACCAAAACCAAATTTGAAACGCTTGTTACATGTCCAAAGTACGAATCTTTAAATCCATCAAACCAAGGGTGTCAAATGTCGAATACTTATGATTTCAAGGAACTTCATGATACAAATACTAAAAGATTGGATGCTGACAAGAGCAGTGGAGATGAAGCAAGTTCTCTACTATCTGCTAAGAGAACTTCAGGCAATGTAATTTGTACGTCAATGACAAAAAGATTAGCACTTGGACCAGAAAGTCGGCCTTCTTGTATATCTGGAGACTCTAGCAAAGCTCGGGCTCCAGGTTTTGAGGTGAAGCCTAGTCATAAATTGTCACTGTCAAATGATTACTCTTCTCAAACTAAAAGCATTCAAGGGAAATCAGGTCGAAATCTGCCAAAAACCAAACTATTTCAAACGGCAACTG GTAGTCTGAGTAAGTCAAGATCATTTAATGATTCAGGGAAGAGGCCAAAAGTACAGCGGTTGGATGTAATTCCAGAAAATAGGAAATTCTCCATTAAAACTCATTACAAGAAAAAAGGTAGTACTATTCGAACAATGAGGAAAACTCTGCCACTTAATGATGCGAGCTGTGGCAGTTCAAAAGCTGTTGGTCCAAAAATTAAGAGGATTCCAGCAAAATTTTCTGACAATGGCAGTTTGAAGAGATTAAGGTGCATGAATGAACATATTTCAGTTAAAATGACATCTAACACCAGATTTAAGAGGCTGCAAGTCGGCTCTACAAAAGATGGTACTTTTGTTTCTGCatcatcacatgataagaagtTTGAATCTCATGGTAAATGTACACCTCCAGACGTTTGTGGAACCAAATATCTTAATATCAACCCTCTTCAGATTTCAGATGACTCAG TCATTGCAGGCAAGGGAAAGACACTGTGCTTGCCTATAGTTGATATGGTTGAGGATGTACGATTTGCCAGTGTGTCTGATGCTTCTCAGGAACCAAAGCAGAAAGGTGAAACATCTCATCGCTTGTTGGAGTCGACAAATCCTTGTAGTTGGTCTGATGCAATTGGAGAAAAAAAACTGACAGTGCTACGGACATCCTCCAGTGTTACTGAGAAAGCCCCCCAGACATCTCCTTTCACCTCAGCAAATAAATGTTTATCAAATGGAAGTGGAAGTGAAGACTATGGTAGAACTGGAAGTTTGGATAATGCTTCATACTGTCACCTGTTAGACTGTTCTTCACTTTCCATTCTTGATGCAACAAGGGTGAAGGATATGGATGGAAGCAGCCAGATAGATGCTGGTCCATCATATTGCAATCAGATTGATGCTTATAGGGCGTTGGCTGTTCCCTTGATTGATTACATATGGAA AGGTGAATGCGAAATTCAGAACTCTTCAAGGTTGCCCAGAATCTTGTATAGAATTCAAGCACACTTGTCTACAATGTCATCATCCAAAATACCTGAAGCAGTAAAgaacttttccaacaaaattctTTTGGAGGAAGTATCTCGCTTGACTGCATGGCCTATTCAGTTCCAGGAATATTATCCCCAAGATGATAGTATTGGCCTTTACATTTTTGCAGAAGACATTGAAAG CTATATAAACTACAAGAGCTTGGTGCAATACATGGTTGACCGTGATATAGCTCTAAAAGGAAATTTCGACCGGATTGAGCTTCTTATATTCTCATCCCACCTTCTTCCTGAAAGTTCCCACT ATTGGAATGGTTTGTTATATTTGTGGGGAGTCTTTAAAGAGAGGAAGGTGAATTGCTCGACATGA
- the LOC113706353 gene encoding ASI1-immunoprecipitated protein 2 isoform X2 encodes MTTQFGRCNVCSTPCASCMHLGRELLQRGGKSNCSSDKSCEHDAYFEQVSETSAASSHESEGGTLDSSNDRSSFVEGAGPCFSAENQSIYTDKIDETFHCSSVDQTGSSSSVITVRAEKVQHKQDVADSQKTVKLIFAQDGATGFVNCSSYNGGITSIDQSNAEKPSQPSEFVRCDGESASLYDVKVCDICGDAGQEEFLAVCSKCNVGAEHVYCMCPMLETVPYSNWMCEECMLSEDKDKMTKTKFETLVTCPKYESLNPSNQGCQMSNTYDFKELHDTNTKRLDADKSSGDEASSLLSAKRTSGNVICTSMTKRLALGPESRPSCISGDSSKARAPGFEVKPSHKLSLSNDYSSQTKSIQGKSGRNLPKTKLFQTATGSLSKSRSFNDSGKRPKVQRLDVIPENRKFSIKTHYKKKGSTIRTMRKTLPLNDASCGSSKAVGPKIKRIPAKFSDNGSLKRLRCMNEHISVKMTSNTRFKRLQVGSTKDGTFVSASSHDKKFESHGKCTPPDVCGTKYLNINPLQISDDSVIAGKGKTLCLPIVDMVEDVRFASVSDASQEPKQKGETSHRLLESTNPCSWSDAIGEKKLTVLRTSSSVTEKAPQTSPFTSANKCLSNGSGSEDYGRTGSLDNASYCHLLDCSSLSILDATRVKDMDGSSQIDAGPSYCNQIDAYRALAVPLIDYIWKGECEIQNSSRLPRILYRIQAHLSTMSSSKIPEAVKNFSNKILLEEVSRLTAWPIQFQEYYPQDDSIGLYIFAEDIESYINYKSLVQYMVDRDIALKGNFDRIELLIFSSHLLPESSHYWNGLLYLWGVFKERKVNCST; translated from the exons atgaCAACTCAATTTGGAAGGTGCAATGTCTGCTCCACCCCTTGTGCCTCTTGCATGCATCTCGGCCGAGAACTCTTGCAGAGGGGAGGTAAATCTAACTGTTCTTCAGATAAATCCTGTGAACATGATGCCTATTTTGAGCAGGTTTCTGAAACTTCTGCTGCATCTTCTCATGAGAGTGAAGGTGGCACTCTAGATAGCAGTAATGATCGAAGTTCATTTGTAGAAGGAGCTGGCCCATGCTTCTCAGCTGAGAATCAAAGTATTTACACGGACAAAATAGATGAAACA TTTCACTGTAGCTCCGTGGATCAGACAGGGTCATCATCTTCAGTCATAACGGTCAGGGCTGAAAAGGTGCAACACAAACAAGATGTAGCTGATAGCCAAAAAACTGTTAAGCTTATATTTGCACAAGATGGTGCTACTGGATTCGTGAATTGCTCAAGTTATAATGGAGGCATAACCTCAATTGATCAATCAAATGCAGAGAAACCTTCTCAGCCTTCAGAGTTTGTGAGGTGTGATGGTGAATCAGCTTCCCTGTATGAC GTAAAGGTCTGTGACATCTGCGGAGATGCTGGACAGGAGGAATTTCTTGCTGTTTGTAGCAAGTGCAATGTTGGTGCAGAGCATGT TTACTGCATGTGCCCAATGTTGGAGACAGTTCCTTACAGCAATTGGATGTGTGAAGAGTGCATGCTATCAGAAGATAAAGATAAGATGACCAAAACCAAATTTGAAACGCTTGTTACATGTCCAAAGTACGAATCTTTAAATCCATCAAACCAAGGGTGTCAAATGTCGAATACTTATGATTTCAAGGAACTTCATGATACAAATACTAAAAGATTGGATGCTGACAAGAGCAGTGGAGATGAAGCAAGTTCTCTACTATCTGCTAAGAGAACTTCAGGCAATGTAATTTGTACGTCAATGACAAAAAGATTAGCACTTGGACCAGAAAGTCGGCCTTCTTGTATATCTGGAGACTCTAGCAAAGCTCGGGCTCCAGGTTTTGAGGTGAAGCCTAGTCATAAATTGTCACTGTCAAATGATTACTCTTCTCAAACTAAAAGCATTCAAGGGAAATCAGGTCGAAATCTGCCAAAAACCAAACTATTTCAAACGGCAACTG GTAGTCTGAGTAAGTCAAGATCATTTAATGATTCAGGGAAGAGGCCAAAAGTACAGCGGTTGGATGTAATTCCAGAAAATAGGAAATTCTCCATTAAAACTCATTACAAGAAAAAAGGTAGTACTATTCGAACAATGAGGAAAACTCTGCCACTTAATGATGCGAGCTGTGGCAGTTCAAAAGCTGTTGGTCCAAAAATTAAGAGGATTCCAGCAAAATTTTCTGACAATGGCAGTTTGAAGAGATTAAGGTGCATGAATGAACATATTTCAGTTAAAATGACATCTAACACCAGATTTAAGAGGCTGCAAGTCGGCTCTACAAAAGATGGTACTTTTGTTTCTGCatcatcacatgataagaagtTTGAATCTCATGGTAAATGTACACCTCCAGACGTTTGTGGAACCAAATATCTTAATATCAACCCTCTTCAGATTTCAGATGACTCAG TCATTGCAGGCAAGGGAAAGACACTGTGCTTGCCTATAGTTGATATGGTTGAGGATGTACGATTTGCCAGTGTGTCTGATGCTTCTCAGGAACCAAAGCAGAAAGGTGAAACATCTCATCGCTTGTTGGAGTCGACAAATCCTTGTAGTTGGTCTGATGCAATTGGAGAAAAAAAACTGACAGTGCTACGGACATCCTCCAGTGTTACTGAGAAAGCCCCCCAGACATCTCCTTTCACCTCAGCAAATAAATGTTTATCAAATGGAAGTGGAAGTGAAGACTATGGTAGAACTGGAAGTTTGGATAATGCTTCATACTGTCACCTGTTAGACTGTTCTTCACTTTCCATTCTTGATGCAACAAGGGTGAAGGATATGGATGGAAGCAGCCAGATAGATGCTGGTCCATCATATTGCAATCAGATTGATGCTTATAGGGCGTTGGCTGTTCCCTTGATTGATTACATATGGAA AGGTGAATGCGAAATTCAGAACTCTTCAAGGTTGCCCAGAATCTTGTATAGAATTCAAGCACACTTGTCTACAATGTCATCATCCAAAATACCTGAAGCAGTAAAgaacttttccaacaaaattctTTTGGAGGAAGTATCTCGCTTGACTGCATGGCCTATTCAGTTCCAGGAATATTATCCCCAAGATGATAGTATTGGCCTTTACATTTTTGCAGAAGACATTGAAAG CTATATAAACTACAAGAGCTTGGTGCAATACATGGTTGACCGTGATATAGCTCTAAAAGGAAATTTCGACCGGATTGAGCTTCTTATATTCTCATCCCACCTTCTTCCTGAAAGTTCCCACT ATTGGAATGGTTTGTTATATTTGTGGGGAGTCTTTAAAGAGAGGAAGGTGAATTGCTCGACATGA
- the LOC113706354 gene encoding carboxylesterase 1-like: MSDISPVDPNIDLYGFLGIIRCPDGTIRRLPGPATPASSDPRNPLHLSKDISINQHKGTWARIYVPREAFDSSPDTKLPVIVYFHGGGFIVGNVSTPLFDDLHSELTIRIPAVIISVDYCLAPEHRLPAAYNDCLEALYTIKDSNDEWLEKYADLSKCFLMGTSAGGNIAYHGGLLAAACVDDLKPLEIKGLILHHPFFGGTRRTDSELRMANDKVIPLCATDFMWELSLPIGADRDHEFSNPMMGINPQLFELIKALGWKILVIGCAGDPLIDRQIELVKKLEENGASVKGKFDEGGYHGYGYVNPTANAITMVVKEFVLSSITC; encoded by the coding sequence ATGTCTGATATATCACCAGTCGATCCTAATATTGATCTATACGGCTTCCTTGGCATCATCCGCTGTCCTGATGGCACAATCAGACGTCTTCCAGGACCAGCAACCCCTGCCTCATCCGATCCCAGAAACCCTTTACACCTTTCAAAAGACATATCTATAAACCAACACAAGGGCACTTGGGCTCGCATATATGTACCCCGGGAAGCATTTGACTCCTCACCGGACACAAAATTGCCTGTGATTGTTTACTTTCATGGCGGAGGATTCATTGTAGGCAACGTCTCAACACCTTTGTTTGATGATTTGCACAGTGAACTCACGATTAGAATCCCAGCAGTGATCATATCAGTTGACTACTGCCTTGCTCCGGAGCACCGACTTCCGGCAGCCTACAATGATTGCCTGGAAGCATTGTACACGATTAAAGATTCCAACGACGAATGGTTGGAAAAGTATGCTGATCTATCAAAGTGTTTTCTCATGGGCACTAGTGCAGGTGGTAATATAGCCTACCATGGAGGATTACTTGCAGCAGCATGTGTTGATGATCTAAAGCCTTTGGAGATAAAAGGGTTGATATTGCATCATCCATTTTTTGGCGGGACCAGGAGGACTGATTCAGAATTGAGGATGGCCAATGACAAGGTAATACCACTTTGTGCAACTGATTTCATGTGGGAGCTAAGCTTGCCAATTGGCGCGGATAGAGACCACGAGTTCAGCAATCCGATGATGGGAATCAATCCGCAGCTATTTGAACTGATCAAGGCTCTGGGATGGAAGATTTTAGTCATCGGGTGTGCAGGTGATCCATTGATTGACCGTCAGATTGAGCTGGTAAAGAAATTAGAAGAAAATGGTGCATCAGTGAAAGGTAAATTTGATGAGGGAGGATATCATGGCTATGGTTATGTTAATCCCACGGCCAATGCAATAACTATGGTTGTAAAAGAGTTTGTACTATCTTCCATCACTTGTTGA